In one Lachnospiraceae bacterium GAM79 genomic region, the following are encoded:
- a CDS encoding polysaccharide pyruvyl transferase family protein translates to MSKVAVITLHYIRNYGSVLQTYATQKKLELMGHKVEIIDYVRPNAEEDAMLKDGLESKHFGKNVLKSVAYVALKKIENIKRNKVCVNFLAQNVSLTRRYKDYDDLKKNPPVADVYCTGSDQTWNSEYNGGILPAYYLEFAPDGKKRVGYAVSIGMNSIKENERAEMSNYVHKYSAISVRENKAKELLEELGYKNVEHILDPTLVLNKEEWSDMIAPRMIREKYIIIYRLNPNSEMEQFAKELSEKTGCRIVRMSYYLNHLKEQGKMIYTPTVNQFLSLINYADYVITDSFHCTAFSLNFNKEFFIFYPGKYNSRLQSVLELTGTEHRVMNNKKKYEPIDFAKVNDVLERERVKATTFIQKNF, encoded by the coding sequence ATGTCAAAGGTTGCAGTAATAACTTTACATTATATTAGAAATTATGGCTCTGTGCTCCAGACCTATGCAACACAAAAAAAGCTGGAGTTGATGGGGCATAAGGTTGAGATTATTGACTATGTTAGACCGAATGCGGAAGAAGATGCTATGCTCAAAGATGGGCTTGAGAGCAAGCATTTTGGAAAAAATGTATTGAAGTCAGTAGCGTATGTCGCATTGAAAAAAATAGAAAATATAAAGAGAAATAAGGTCTGTGTGAATTTTTTAGCACAAAATGTATCACTGACAAGAAGATATAAGGACTATGATGATTTAAAAAAGAATCCACCGGTAGCCGATGTGTATTGCACTGGAAGCGATCAGACTTGGAATAGCGAATACAATGGTGGAATACTTCCAGCATACTATTTGGAATTTGCTCCTGATGGAAAAAAACGAGTTGGTTATGCGGTCAGCATTGGTATGAACTCAATTAAGGAAAATGAACGTGCCGAAATGAGTAATTATGTACACAAGTACAGCGCAATTTCGGTGCGTGAAAATAAAGCTAAAGAACTTTTGGAAGAACTTGGATATAAAAATGTTGAACACATCCTTGACCCGACGCTTGTGCTGAATAAAGAGGAGTGGAGTGACATGATTGCCCCTCGAATGATTCGGGAAAAATACATTATTATTTACCGTTTAAATCCAAATTCAGAGATGGAACAGTTCGCTAAAGAACTTTCTGAAAAAACGGGCTGTAGGATTGTTAGAATGAGCTATTATCTGAACCACTTAAAAGAACAGGGAAAAATGATCTACACACCGACAGTGAATCAATTTTTGTCGTTGATCAACTATGCTGATTATGTGATTACAGATTCGTTCCATTGTACAGCCTTCTCTTTAAATTTCAACAAAGAATTTTTCATTTTTTATCCTGGTAAATATAATTCCAGATTGCAGAGTGTGCTGGAACTTACGGGAACAGAACATCGTGTAATGAATAATAAGAAGAAATACGAACCAATTGATTTTGCAAAAGTCAATGATGTGCTTGAACGAGAAAGAGTAAAAGCAACAACATTTATCCAGAAGAATTTTTGA